The Cohnella abietis genome has a segment encoding these proteins:
- the dnaA gene encoding chromosomal replication initiator protein DnaA codes for MDNRNNEVWQQVLSVIQTKLSKPSFDTWFKATKASFLNDDVVIVTAPTTFAVEWLETRYTKLVASTLSDYIGRKVDVKFSIEEIRPAEPVEAFTQPTNRQPVLEEPMMHMLNPKYTFDTFVIGAANRFAHAASLAVAELPAKSYNPFFMYGGVGLGKTHLMHAIGHYILEHNPHMKVLYLSSEKFTNEFINAIRDNRGESFRNKYRNIDVLLIDDIQFLAGKEGTQEEFFHTFNALHEEHKQIVISSDRPPKEIPTLEERLRSRFEWGLITDIQPPDLETRIAILRKKAKAENLDIPNEAMMYIANMIDSNIRELEGALIRIVAYSSLTNQDISAHLAAEALKDILPTGRNRLITMQDIQQRVGDYYGLKLEDFKARKRTKAVAFPRQIAMYLSRELTDYSLPKIGDAFGGRDHTTVIHAHEKISQLLKVDQDLYKIINSLTEKIKNLT; via the coding sequence GTGGACAACCGCAACAATGAAGTCTGGCAACAAGTGTTGTCGGTCATCCAAACGAAACTCAGTAAGCCAAGCTTCGACACTTGGTTTAAAGCAACGAAGGCTTCCTTCCTTAACGACGATGTAGTTATTGTTACTGCTCCGACTACATTTGCCGTTGAATGGCTGGAAACCCGATATACAAAATTAGTTGCTTCTACGCTTTCTGATTATATAGGTAGGAAAGTAGACGTTAAGTTTTCTATTGAAGAAATTCGACCGGCTGAGCCAGTTGAAGCCTTCACACAGCCAACAAATCGTCAGCCGGTTCTCGAAGAACCTATGATGCATATGTTGAATCCCAAATATACGTTCGATACATTCGTTATCGGAGCGGCCAATCGTTTTGCGCACGCAGCCTCTCTTGCTGTAGCGGAGCTGCCTGCAAAATCCTATAATCCTTTTTTCATGTATGGAGGCGTCGGACTAGGTAAAACGCATCTCATGCATGCCATCGGCCATTATATTTTGGAACATAACCCTCATATGAAGGTTCTATATCTCTCCTCGGAGAAATTTACTAACGAATTCATCAACGCCATTCGAGATAATCGTGGTGAAAGCTTCCGTAACAAGTATCGCAACATTGACGTGCTGCTTATTGATGATATTCAGTTTTTGGCCGGTAAAGAAGGAACCCAAGAGGAATTTTTCCATACCTTTAATGCCTTGCATGAAGAGCATAAGCAGATCGTCATCTCAAGTGACCGTCCGCCTAAAGAAATTCCAACGCTGGAAGAGCGACTTCGTTCCCGTTTCGAATGGGGCTTGATAACAGATATACAGCCGCCGGACCTAGAGACTCGGATCGCTATTCTGCGTAAAAAAGCAAAAGCAGAAAATCTCGACATTCCTAATGAAGCTATGATGTATATCGCGAATATGATTGATTCCAACATTCGCGAGCTCGAAGGCGCCCTTATCCGGATTGTTGCCTATTCCTCGCTTACTAACCAGGATATATCGGCACATCTTGCAGCAGAAGCATTGAAGGATATACTGCCAACCGGACGGAATCGCCTCATTACGATGCAAGATATCCAGCAGCGCGTAGGCGACTACTATGGATTGAAGCTCGAGGACTTCAAAGCTCGCAAACGGACGAAGGCCGTCGCTTTTCCAAGACAAATCGCGATGTATCTTTCACGCGAGCTAACCGACTATTCTCTGCCGAAAATTGGTGATGCTTTTGGCGGAAGGGATCATACAACCGTCATTCATGCCCACGAGAAAATTTCACAGCTGCTAAAAGTGGATCAGGATTTATACAAAATTATCAACAGTCTAACAGAAAAAATCAAAAATCTAACTTAA
- the dnaN gene encoding DNA polymerase III subunit beta, translating into MKLTILRNELNDAIQHVSKAVASRTTIPILSGIKLEATTTGVTLTASDTDISIQSFIPLELPNKTIATVQKTGSVVLTAKFFVEIVKKLPHEEVHIEVGERFQTIIKSGATEIQLVGLDPEEFPVLPTVQEDQVVSIPGDLLRDMIRQTVFAVTTNESTPILTGVLWNLQEGIYKFVATDRHRLASRSATVELYDVRFSNIVISGKTLNELAKIVPDQNVMVDIVVADNQVLFKLGNVLFYSRMLDGTYPDTSKIIPQSFKTELVLNTKSLSDSIDRAYLLSREEKTNIVRLMTTDNGGIEISSSSSELGKVTEQLSVKEMRGDPLKIAFNSKYMLDVLKVIDSEELFIGFNGAMSPIIIRPNDHENSLHLILPYRTTN; encoded by the coding sequence ATGAAATTGACGATATTGCGCAACGAGTTAAATGACGCTATTCAGCATGTATCCAAAGCGGTTGCCTCAAGGACAACCATTCCAATTTTAAGTGGTATTAAATTGGAAGCTACTACCACTGGAGTTACCTTAACCGCTAGCGATACCGACATCTCCATTCAAAGCTTCATCCCACTCGAATTACCGAATAAGACAATTGCTACTGTGCAAAAAACAGGAAGTGTCGTCTTAACGGCCAAATTCTTTGTCGAAATCGTTAAGAAATTACCGCATGAAGAGGTTCATATTGAGGTTGGCGAACGTTTTCAAACGATCATTAAATCCGGAGCTACGGAAATTCAGTTAGTTGGGCTTGACCCTGAAGAATTCCCAGTCCTTCCAACCGTACAAGAGGATCAGGTTGTATCGATTCCTGGAGATTTGCTACGGGACATGATTAGACAAACAGTATTCGCGGTTACGACTAACGAATCGACACCGATATTGACGGGAGTTCTTTGGAACTTACAAGAAGGTATATATAAATTCGTTGCTACAGATCGACACCGTTTGGCAAGCCGATCTGCAACGGTCGAATTATACGATGTGAGATTTTCTAATATCGTAATATCTGGTAAAACCTTAAATGAATTGGCGAAAATCGTTCCTGATCAGAATGTAATGGTGGATATTGTCGTTGCTGATAATCAAGTTCTGTTTAAGCTTGGTAACGTACTGTTCTATTCCAGAATGCTGGACGGGACTTATCCCGATACTTCAAAGATTATTCCGCAAAGCTTCAAAACAGAACTGGTATTGAACACGAAATCCTTAAGTGATTCTATAGATCGTGCCTATTTGCTTTCTCGAGAGGAAAAAACGAATATTGTACGGCTTATGACGACTGATAACGGGGGAATTGAAATTTCCTCTAGCTCATCGGAATTAGGTAAAGTAACGGAGCAATTGAGCGTGAAAGAAATGCGCGGAGATCCTCTCAAAATTGCATTCAACTCTAAATATATGCTTGACGTGTTAAAGGTTATTGACAGCGAGGAGCTGTTCATCGGTTTCAATGGTGCAATGAGCCCTATTATTATTAGGCCTAATGACCACGAGAACAGCTTGCATCTGATTCTCCCTTATCGGACGACGAATTGA
- the yaaA gene encoding S4 domain-containing protein YaaA, which yields MKNIGISTEYITLGQFLKLAECIGTGGEVKHFLQETRVLVNNEPDNRRGRKLRVGDIVEVDGFGSFTISIR from the coding sequence ATGAAGAATATTGGAATTTCTACGGAATACATTACTTTGGGACAGTTTCTCAAGCTTGCAGAGTGCATCGGAACGGGCGGAGAAGTGAAACATTTTCTGCAGGAAACTCGTGTATTAGTTAACAATGAGCCTGATAATCGCAGAGGGCGCAAGCTTAGAGTTGGGGATATTGTTGAGGTTGACGGATTTGGTTCATTTACGATCAGCATCCGATAA